In Pueribacillus theae, the DNA window TTATTCCAGCGGTTAGCCATAATGGAAGCACAGTTGCAAAAAAATACTGTAAGCAGTACAATATTCCTTTTTCAACCATTGATTCCATAGGAATTAGTTCCGTTGTGGCAGAAGCGATTCGCCAGGCACAAAATAAGAAATCTTTTTTTTGAACAAATGGATGTCGGAGGTCAGGTGTCAGAGGCCGGATTAGTTTAAATTTGCGAAAGAGCAAATTTATACTTTATGTGCAAAAAAGCTTGTAGAGAAAAATAACGTTCTCTACAAGCTTAGCGCTTGAAAAGTGATTTTATGGGCTTTACGGTTTCCGTTAGACTCTAATTAAAGAATGTCTATTGCAATAAGGATAGCCACAAGAACTTGAACAGCAATTTGTGCAGCAACGGCTACTTGATTATCTGTTGTTGTTACTCTTACACCACGAGAGTTTTCAATTACTGTTTTTTGTTCGTTGCATTGTTGGATTTTAATAAGCTGAAGCAAATCTTGTTTAACATCTTCTCTTCTGTCGCCATCCGCAATGGCAATTTCAACAATGACAGCAATGGCTACTTGAATAGCTACCTGGATACCGATAGCCGCTTGGGTAGAGGTTGTATTCACATCAATGTCACAAGAATCTCTAATGATGATGCTTTCTTCAGAAGATTGGCTCGTTTTGTTCACTTGATCTAAATTTTGTAGTACGCCATCCTCCATAGGATGCGGGCAGTCGCTTAAAGCGCTCCATTCTCTTCTTGGCCGTTCACATGCCGAACAAGAACAAGATCTAGGGTGATGGCAATCTAAACGATTGTGATGGTGACGATAATCCGTTTCAAATAAACTCATTTTAAATCATTTCCTCCTTTAAAATTTTATGATTTAAAAATACTTTTGGTCAAAGCAGCCCTTTCCTTCTGCCCCTTGTGTTCACGGTTTTTTCACTTTTCTTTGGGGTATCTTCTGTAATTACTTTAGGGTTCCTTAATTCCTCAACCTGCTTTTGTAAATCTCTCACCATTTTTCTTAGTTCTTCTTTCTGTTCTTCATCCAATGGATTAAGTTTTTCTTTTGTTACCCCATGTTTTCGCAAAATCCCTTTAACTAAAGTGTTTGTCACTGTTTCAGACATTTTATCTGCTTGTGCCACCAGGCTATTATTATCATTTTGGCTTTCAGGTTTATATTCGTTTTTTTCTTCCATTTTCTCACCTCCCAAGCATATTGTCGTTCTATCGTATGCAGAATGGAGCTCAGAAGATAGATATACCAACCTATTTGTTTGTTAAATAGGCTTCTAACGCGACCTTTTGGCATACTGAAAAGCCTACCCAATAAAAATGGATAGGCTCTGCATTTAATCAAAAAAGCTATTTTGATACCCTCGGCATACCGAACCATTATGACATCTATGACATGGTACAGGTGCGGTACACTTTGAATGTTTTTTGCAATTATAGCATTTTGTACATCTTTCACATTTAGGACATTTTGTACAAACAGGACATCTAGGGCATCTAGAGCACTTAGGGCACTTAGAGCATTTAGAGCATTTGTGGCACTTATGGCAACTTTGGCGGCTTTGGTATTCTGAACAGAGCGGATAACGTTCCCTGCAATTGCAAGAATGACAGTTAAAACTCATGGAAACACCGCTTCCTTTCGTATTTTTTGACTTTTAATACTTTATGTAAACGAAAGGAAGGTTGTATAAGCGATAGCCAGCAAATATCAAAATTGGTTTGTTTCCTATTTTTTAATGCAGCAAAAAAACTGTTGACTATAAAAATCAACAGTTTTCTGTAAATTTTCTATTTACATAAGTGATGCGAGAATTGCTTTTTGGGCATGGAGCCTATTTTCCGCTTCGTCGAAGACAACGGAATTTGGTCCATCGATAATTCCGGCTGTTACTTCTTCCCCACGGTGCGCGGGGAGGCAGTGGAAGAAAAGATAGTCGTCTTTTGCATGTTTTACAAGTTCTTCATTCACTTGAAATTTAGCAAAAGCTTTCAGCCGATCTTGCATTTCATCTTCCCATCCCATACTCGTCCAAACATCTGTGTAAATGATGTCTGCATTTTCCACTGCTAACACAGGCTCATATACTTGCTTGATTACCGCTCCGGTATCCTTAGCCCTCTCCTGTGCCTTTTGTAAAATGTCCGCTTTTACTTCATAGTTTTCAGGAACGGCTACAGTGCAGTCTATTCCCATAATGGCACATCCAATTAAAAGTGAATGAGCCATATTGTTGCCGTCTCCAATATATGCGAGCTTCTTGCCTTCAAAGCTGCCTTTTTTCTCATAAATGGTTACGAGATCCGCCAATACTTGGCATGGGTGATAGTCATCCGTTAACCCGTTAATAATTGGAACCGAAGCATTGTCTGCAAGCTCTTGAACGATGTGATGCCCAAACGTACGGATCATGATGCCATCAACATATCTTGATAACACTTTTGCCGTATCGGAAATCGTTTCTCCTCTGCCCATTTGCAAATCATTTTTGCTAAGAAACATGGCATGGCCGCCGAGCTGGAACATCCCAGATTCGAAAGATACTCGTGTCCTCGTCGAAGATTTTTCAAAAATCATAGCCAGTGTTTTTCCTTCCAGCAGCTTGTGAGGGATTCCTCGTTTTTGCTTTTCTTTTAACTCGATTGCCAGTTCAATGAAGTACATTAATTCTTCTTTTGAAAAATCGGCAAGTGTAAGAAAATCTTTTCCTTTTAGCGTTATTTTCAAATCTTTATTTACAACTGAATTCGTCATACAACCACTTCCTTCTGAACCGTTTTCTTCCATTGTTGGATCGCATGTACTTGTTGTTTATCTTGTGCCATCATAGCAAAAACATGAGCGGTTTCCACCGTGGACATGACGAATAGGCCATACTGTAACGCGAGTTCTCGTTTTTGGCTATCTGAAGAGCTGCTGATCATCGCAAATGGTTTATCCGTTTTTAACCATTCTATAAATGTGCCTTTGTCAAATTCTGTTTCTGTTCTTACTTTCAATCCGAGTGGTTCCAATTGCGATTGGAAAAATTCCAAATTCGGAAAATCGCCTTCAATATAGATTTCTTTTTCACCTTCGGAAAAAGAAGATGATAACGATTCGTTCCATAAGAACGCTTTTCGATACCCATCTTCAAGCGTTTTGGAAATTGCAATGAGTTCGCCAGTTGATTTCATTTCAGGCACCAATTTTGGGTCAACGCCCGGAAGCTTCATCGTTGAAAAGACGGGAGCTTTTATCGTATAAAAATCGTTTTCAGGCAAAAGGCCGAGCGTAGAAGACAACTCACCCAAAGATTTTCCGATTAATACTTGAGCCGCAAGCTCAATCATATTAACGCCTGTCACTTTGCTAATGATTGGCACTGTACGTGAAGCTCTTGGGTTCACTTCGAGGACATACAGCGTTTCATCGTGTATGACAAATTGGATATTAAAAACACCTTTAAAATCAATCCCTTTTGCTATACGTTCAGCGTATTTTGCAATCTGTTGTTTCATAGTTGCCGACAAAGAAACCGGAGGTGTAACAGCCATGCTATCGCCGGAATGAACGCCAGCCTTCTCGATATGTTCAAAGATTGCAGGAATGATTACATTCTTGCCATCTGTTACGACATCAACCTCAACTTCTTTCCCAGGATAATAGGCATCAATTAAAATGGGAAAAAGGTATGATTCCTCAAAATTATCGCTATACGCTTCAAGCTCATCTTCAGACGTAAGAACGAGCATGCCTTTCCCGCCAATCACATAGGATGGACGAAGCAAAACCGGATAGCCAATTTCTTTCGCCTTCTCTATCAATTCCACCTTATTCACAGCTGTTAAACCAGGGATATGTGGAAGATTCAATGTCTGCATGAATTGATAAAAGCGATCACGGTCTTCTAATTTATCAATCACATCCAAAGTAGAACCTAATAAAGTAACTCCAGCTTCTTCTAACCCTTTTACAAGTGAAATCGCTGTTTGGCCCCCGAACTGGACGATGACTCCGTCGATGTTTTCAAACTCAATTACATTGAGGACATCTTCGACTGACAATGGTTCAAAATAGAGGCGATCAGCAATTTCATAATCAGTACTTACTGTTTCAGGGTTATTATTAATTAATATTGTTTCATAGCCGCATTTTTGAAGGGCGAGTACGCCATGAACTGAACAGTAATCGAATTCAATCCCTTGCCCAATTCGGATCGGGCCTGAGCCGATAATGAGAACCTTTTTTCGATCATCCGTTGCTAAATCATGCGTGCTGTTCCAAGTTGAATAATAATAGGCTCGTTTTGATTGCTCGCTTGGACATGTGTCAATCATTTTATATACCGGTGTAATGCCGAGGTGTTTTCTTTTTTCCCTTACTGCAAGAGGTGGAATGCCCCAAATTTTTCCAAGCCATTCATCGGAAAATCCGTTTTCCTTAAAGTTTGCCAATTCGTCCTTCGTTACATTTTCAAAATTTGTTTTTCTTGCCAGTTGCTCAAGGCTTACTAAATTTTGCATGCTTTCTAAAAAGAACGTAGTGATCTTCGTTTGTTCATGGAGTGAATGAACGGATTCGCCACGTCTTAAAAGTTCAAAAAGAGCAAAGAAGCGGCGGTCATCTGAAGCCTTCACAAGTTCCCATAGCTTTTCTGTAGTAAAAGATTTCAGTTCGATAAGCGACAAGCCGTCGGAATCGACTTCTAAGGAGCGGACAGCTTTTTGTAACGCACTTTCCAAATTACGCTCAATCGCCATCACTTCACCTGTCGCCTTCATTTGTGTACCTAGTTTGCGATCGGCATTTGTAAATTTATCGAATGGCCACCG includes these proteins:
- a CDS encoding spore coat protein, with protein sequence MSLFETDYRHHHNRLDCHHPRSCSCSACERPRREWSALSDCPHPMEDGVLQNLDQVNKTSQSSEESIIIRDSCDIDVNTTSTQAAIGIQVAIQVAIAVIVEIAIADGDRREDVKQDLLQLIKIQQCNEQKTVIENSRGVRVTTTDNQVAVAAQIAVQVLVAILIAIDIL
- the argF gene encoding ornithine carbamoyltransferase, whose translation is MTNSVVNKDLKITLKGKDFLTLADFSKEELMYFIELAIELKEKQKRGIPHKLLEGKTLAMIFEKSSTRTRVSFESGMFQLGGHAMFLSKNDLQMGRGETISDTAKVLSRYVDGIMIRTFGHHIVQELADNASVPIINGLTDDYHPCQVLADLVTIYEKKGSFEGKKLAYIGDGNNMAHSLLIGCAIMGIDCTVAVPENYEVKADILQKAQERAKDTGAVIKQVYEPVLAVENADIIYTDVWTSMGWEDEMQDRLKAFAKFQVNEELVKHAKDDYLFFHCLPAHRGEEVTAGIIDGPNSVVFDEAENRLHAQKAILASLM
- a CDS encoding carbamoyl phosphate synthase large subunit, whose amino-acid sequence is MPRKKEIKKVLVIGSGPIIIGQAAEFDYAGTQACLALKEEGCEVVLINNNPATIMTDEDFADTVYFEPLTVECVEAIIKKEKPDGLLHTVGGQTGLNLALELHRKGILQKYNVTVLGTQIDSIIKGEDREEFRALMHKLLEPVPESEIVTSLVEAFQFAEKVGYPIIVRPAYTLGGSGGGIAECKEELETYVKRGLKASPIHQCLIEKSIAGFKEIEYEVVRDANDTCIAVCDMENIDPVGIHTGDSLVVAPSQTLSDEDSSMLRSAAIKIVRSLGIVGGCNVQFALHPSGKHYFVIEVNPRVSRSSALASKATGYPIARVAAKVSLGYHLHELGTYAHVEPELDYTVVKIPRWPFDKFTNADRKLGTQMKATGEVMAIERNLESALQKAVRSLEVDSDGLSLIELKSFTTEKLWELVKASDDRRFFALFELLRRGESVHSLHEQTKITTFFLESMQNLVSLEQLARKTNFENVTKDELANFKENGFSDEWLGKIWGIPPLAVREKRKHLGITPVYKMIDTCPSEQSKRAYYYSTWNSTHDLATDDRKKVLIIGSGPIRIGQGIEFDYCSVHGVLALQKCGYETILINNNPETVSTDYEIADRLYFEPLSVEDVLNVIEFENIDGVIVQFGGQTAISLVKGLEEAGVTLLGSTLDVIDKLEDRDRFYQFMQTLNLPHIPGLTAVNKVELIEKAKEIGYPVLLRPSYVIGGKGMLVLTSEDELEAYSDNFEESYLFPILIDAYYPGKEVEVDVVTDGKNVIIPAIFEHIEKAGVHSGDSMAVTPPVSLSATMKQQIAKYAERIAKGIDFKGVFNIQFVIHDETLYVLEVNPRASRTVPIISKVTGVNMIELAAQVLIGKSLGELSSTLGLLPENDFYTIKAPVFSTMKLPGVDPKLVPEMKSTGELIAISKTLEDGYRKAFLWNESLSSSFSEGEKEIYIEGDFPNLEFFQSQLEPLGLKVRTETEFDKGTFIEWLKTDKPFAMISSSSDSQKRELALQYGLFVMSTVETAHVFAMMAQDKQQVHAIQQWKKTVQKEVVV